The following proteins come from a genomic window of Timaviella obliquedivisa GSE-PSE-MK23-08B:
- a CDS encoding DUF1669 domain-containing protein: MRFLSSLWFRFAVLFVLGLLICLNISWRTALQILQGSPSSSLSLLPPLPQDPFIQAYFNHSQSSLYTEPYRQQKRLGDNLEQVAIDAIATAQSTIDIAVHEINLPHIALALRERHQAGVQVRVIIENSYSRPLSRMTAQQVNALNEHDRKKYDEFLQLADLNHDGQVDAVEAEQRDAIAILQIAQIPLIDDTADGSKGSGLMHHKFIVIDGKTLIVSSANLTLSDIHGDFIAPASLGNANHLLKISSPQLAENFTQEFNLMWGTRSSYPLFGVKKAYRAPQTVTLTPRSTVTAQFSPTSKRLDWEESVNGLISRAISTAQRSVDLMLFVFSEQPLSDRLEQVKSRDVQVRALIEPQFFSRDYSEALDMMGVALKNQRCRYEKGNRVWRSPITTVGTPDLPQGDLLHHKVGIVDQHLVITGSQNWSEAANDNNDENLLVIDNATVAAHFQREFERLYQGASLGIPSSVQRKVKEEKTRC, from the coding sequence GTGCGTTTTCTCTCTTCCCTCTGGTTTCGCTTTGCCGTTTTGTTTGTTCTAGGGCTGTTGATTTGCCTGAATATATCTTGGCGCACTGCTTTGCAGATACTGCAAGGGTCGCCCTCCTCTTCACTCTCTCTATTGCCACCTCTCCCTCAAGATCCATTCATTCAAGCGTACTTTAATCATTCTCAATCCTCCCTTTATACAGAGCCCTATCGTCAACAAAAACGCTTAGGAGACAACTTAGAGCAAGTGGCGATAGATGCGATCGCTACCGCTCAATCCACGATCGACATCGCAGTTCACGAAATTAACCTGCCCCATATTGCCCTAGCACTGAGAGAACGGCATCAGGCGGGAGTTCAAGTTCGGGTCATTATCGAAAACTCGTACAGCCGCCCACTAAGTCGCATGACTGCTCAGCAAGTCAACGCATTAAATGAGCACGATCGCAAAAAATATGATGAGTTTTTGCAACTCGCCGACCTTAATCATGATGGACAAGTCGATGCAGTAGAAGCCGAGCAGAGAGACGCGATCGCCATTTTACAAATTGCTCAAATTCCCCTCATTGACGACACTGCCGACGGTTCTAAAGGCAGCGGTTTAATGCATCACAAATTTATAGTTATCGACGGTAAAACTCTCATCGTCAGTTCCGCCAACCTCACGCTGTCAGACATTCACGGTGATTTTATCGCCCCTGCCAGCCTAGGTAACGCCAATCATCTTCTTAAAATCAGTAGCCCCCAACTGGCGGAAAACTTCACCCAAGAGTTTAATTTAATGTGGGGCACTCGTAGTTCCTATCCTCTTTTTGGAGTTAAAAAAGCTTACCGTGCGCCCCAAACTGTGACGCTTACCCCCCGTTCTACTGTGACTGCGCAGTTCTCTCCTACCTCTAAGCGCCTAGATTGGGAGGAGAGCGTCAATGGGCTAATTAGTCGAGCAATCAGTACTGCTCAGCGATCGGTAGATTTAATGCTGTTTGTGTTTTCCGAGCAGCCGTTGAGCGATCGTTTAGAGCAGGTGAAAAGCCGAGATGTGCAGGTACGCGCCTTGATCGAACCGCAGTTCTTCAGCCGTGATTACAGTGAGGCGTTAGACATGATGGGCGTAGCATTAAAGAATCAGCGTTGTCGGTATGAGAAAGGTAACCGAGTTTGGCGATCGCCCATTACCACAGTCGGCACACCAGATTTGCCCCAAGGCGATTTGTTGCATCACAAAGTCGGCATTGTGGATCAGCATCTTGTAATCACAGGTTCGCAAAATTGGAGTGAAGCGGCTAATGATAATAACGACGAAAATCTTCTGGTCATTGACAACGCAACTGTTGCTGCCCATTTCCAACGAGAGTTTGAGCGATTGTATCAAGGTGCGTCGTTAGGGATTCCGAGCAGCGTTCAACGAAAAGTTAAAGAGGAGAAAACTCGATGTTAG
- the ccsB gene encoding c-type cytochrome biogenesis protein CcsB, protein MNLVALQGWLDNASFAVLFITMLAYWAGAAFPRLAYLTVAGTTGMAIANLCIAALLGARWIEGGYFPLSNLYESLFFIAWGITAVHFLAENMSRSNLVGVVTAPVAMGICAFAALSLPDQMQISEPLVPALKSNWLMMHVSVMLLSYAALMVGAVLAIAFLVITRGQEIELKGSSVGTGGFRDSRYRLRKAVEEQIDSDHTRGGTAVMMASASLLGTATLTPQRLTLADTLDNISYRMIGLGFPLLTIGIIAGAVWANEAWGSYWSWDPKETWAMITWLVFAAYLHARITRGWQGRKPALLAASGFVVVWVCYLGVNLLGNGLHSYGWFF, encoded by the coding sequence ATGAATTTAGTTGCACTTCAGGGCTGGCTGGATAATGCGTCCTTCGCGGTCTTATTCATCACGATGCTAGCTTACTGGGCGGGCGCAGCATTTCCCAGGCTTGCTTACCTGACGGTGGCAGGAACGACGGGAATGGCGATCGCCAATCTCTGCATAGCGGCATTGCTGGGGGCGCGTTGGATTGAAGGCGGCTACTTTCCCTTAAGCAACCTATATGAATCGCTGTTTTTCATCGCGTGGGGCATCACTGCTGTCCATTTTTTGGCAGAGAACATGAGCCGCAGCAATTTGGTAGGCGTGGTGACGGCTCCGGTAGCAATGGGAATTTGTGCCTTTGCGGCGTTGTCTTTGCCCGACCAAATGCAAATATCGGAGCCGTTGGTGCCTGCCCTTAAGTCGAACTGGCTGATGATGCACGTGAGCGTGATGCTGCTCAGCTATGCCGCGTTAATGGTGGGGGCTGTGTTGGCGATCGCTTTCCTCGTTATTACTCGCGGACAAGAAATTGAGCTAAAGGGCAGTTCGGTGGGAACAGGCGGCTTCCGAGATTCTCGCTATCGGCTACGGAAAGCAGTTGAAGAACAGATTGATTCTGATCATACTAGGGGTGGAACGGCTGTGATGATGGCTTCAGCCTCCCTGCTAGGAACAGCAACGTTAACCCCTCAACGTCTAACCTTGGCAGACACGCTGGACAATATTAGCTATCGCATGATTGGGTTGGGGTTTCCGCTGCTGACTATTGGAATTATTGCAGGAGCAGTTTGGGCAAATGAGGCGTGGGGGTCTTACTGGAGTTGGGATCCCAAGGAAACTTGGGCAATGATTACCTGGCTAGTATTTGCGGCTTATCTTCATGCGCGGATTACGCGAGGATGGCAAGGACGCAAACCAGCGCTGTTAGCAGCTTCGGGGTTTGTAGTGGTCTGGGTTTGTTACTTGGGCGTTAACCTGCTGGGGAATGGACTGCATAGCTATGGGTGGTTTTTTTAG
- a CDS encoding cation:proton antiporter encodes MQEDFRLIVDLVIVLAAAAGGGLLAALLKQPVLLGYLMGGAIVGPAGLGLVKELIQVETLAQFGAAFLLFALGVEFSFSELKKVQGISLGGGGLQIFLTILVTALVSTGVGWVSSATQGVFLGAILSLSSTAVVLKCLMEKNETETAHGRVMLGILVVQDLALGVMLAVLPALNQPSEEIGVAIAIALLKTALLAGGAIVAGIWVIPPLLRFLARTESKELFLLGVVALCLGIALLTEYMGLSIEMGAFIAGLMISEVEYADQTLTYVEPIRDIFATLFFAAIGMLIDPFFIWNHLELILGLVTLVFIGKFLIITPLVKSFGYPLKTSLIVGLGLAQIGEFSFVLASKGQVLGLVSRRVYLLILGTTAVTLVLTPFVLRLIPQLFEWAEQVPWMKTLLEGSEEAWEVPENLPKRDHIVVCGYGHIGHNIVQLLQSHNYPVVVIDQSEQAIQQLREAEIPYVYGNAASLHVMQAAGVSQAKGMAIALPDPMSTRLSLKRALELAPDLDVVVRAEHEKDIDLLYQLGAKEVVQPELEASLELSAHLLTSIGIPLPIIQREVQQIRNSHYEDLISKRQPEQISRDLVVAAQDMNSRWYPLPEGSPLAGMTLEETDLRRLTGVSLMAIRRDQGEEIDYPDPQTPLQEGDRLLIVGDADEMAAFSELAKGETVVPEQASCQWLLVPDDSHVIGKTLAELHIRQQFGILIQAIRRESKYIRFPNGASDLQAGDRLLLCGNFHSLTQASSWIAPESSKVVQFPLASGIMPNLVPVEDHLPSDRLPIDQQRIN; translated from the coding sequence GTGCAAGAAGACTTTCGATTAATTGTTGATCTCGTTATTGTTCTAGCGGCGGCGGCGGGTGGTGGACTGCTGGCAGCATTGCTGAAACAGCCCGTGCTGTTGGGTTACCTAATGGGTGGGGCGATCGTGGGCCCGGCTGGGCTGGGGCTGGTTAAGGAGCTTATTCAAGTAGAGACGTTGGCGCAGTTTGGTGCAGCGTTTTTGCTATTTGCCTTGGGGGTAGAGTTTTCGTTCTCAGAATTGAAAAAAGTCCAGGGAATTAGTTTGGGTGGCGGAGGCTTGCAGATTTTCCTAACCATCCTAGTAACAGCGCTGGTTTCGACGGGCGTGGGCTGGGTGTCTTCGGCAACACAGGGCGTATTTTTGGGTGCAATTCTCTCTCTTTCTTCAACGGCGGTGGTGCTGAAGTGCTTGATGGAGAAGAATGAGACGGAGACGGCGCACGGGCGAGTCATGTTAGGGATTTTGGTGGTACAGGATTTGGCGTTGGGGGTCATGTTGGCAGTGTTACCAGCCCTGAACCAGCCTTCTGAAGAAATTGGGGTGGCGATCGCGATTGCGCTACTGAAGACGGCACTGTTGGCAGGTGGGGCGATCGTGGCAGGTATCTGGGTCATTCCGCCACTGCTGCGGTTCTTGGCTCGCACTGAAAGCAAAGAGTTATTCCTCCTTGGCGTGGTTGCCCTCTGTTTAGGCATTGCGCTATTAACGGAATACATGGGGCTTTCTATCGAGATGGGCGCGTTCATCGCCGGATTAATGATTTCAGAGGTAGAGTACGCCGATCAAACTTTGACCTATGTGGAACCGATTCGGGATATTTTCGCCACGCTATTTTTTGCGGCGATCGGCATGTTGATCGATCCATTCTTTATTTGGAACCATTTAGAACTGATTTTAGGACTGGTGACGCTAGTCTTTATCGGCAAGTTTTTGATTATTACGCCGCTGGTCAAGTCATTTGGTTATCCGCTCAAAACTTCGTTGATTGTGGGTTTGGGGCTGGCGCAAATTGGAGAATTTTCTTTCGTTTTGGCAAGCAAAGGACAGGTTTTGGGCTTGGTGTCGCGGCGGGTTTATCTGCTGATTTTAGGTACAACAGCAGTAACGTTGGTGCTGACCCCATTTGTATTGCGATTAATTCCTCAGCTTTTTGAATGGGCTGAGCAGGTGCCCTGGATGAAAACTTTGCTAGAGGGTTCAGAAGAGGCATGGGAAGTGCCGGAAAATCTACCAAAGCGGGATCATATTGTGGTCTGTGGCTACGGTCATATTGGACACAATATTGTTCAATTGCTCCAGTCCCATAACTATCCGGTGGTGGTGATTGATCAATCTGAGCAAGCCATTCAACAGTTGCGCGAGGCAGAAATTCCTTACGTGTACGGAAATGCAGCAAGTTTGCACGTGATGCAAGCTGCGGGGGTGAGCCAAGCTAAGGGAATGGCGATCGCGCTGCCAGATCCGATGAGTACGCGCCTTAGCCTCAAGCGGGCACTGGAGCTTGCTCCAGATTTAGATGTAGTCGTCCGTGCAGAGCATGAAAAAGACATTGATTTGCTATATCAACTAGGCGCAAAAGAAGTGGTACAGCCTGAGCTAGAAGCGAGCCTTGAGCTTTCTGCCCACCTATTAACCAGCATTGGCATTCCGCTACCCATTATTCAGCGAGAAGTGCAGCAAATTCGTAATTCTCATTATGAAGATCTTATTTCAAAGCGGCAGCCTGAGCAAATTTCGCGAGATTTGGTCGTTGCCGCACAAGACATGAACAGTCGTTGGTATCCATTGCCGGAAGGTTCACCACTGGCTGGGATGACTTTGGAAGAAACCGATTTGCGCCGCTTAACGGGGGTAAGCCTGATGGCAATTCGCCGAGATCAGGGCGAAGAAATTGACTACCCCGATCCACAAACGCCTTTGCAGGAGGGCGATCGCCTCCTCATCGTGGGCGATGCTGACGAAATGGCAGCATTTAGTGAATTGGCTAAAGGGGAAACCGTGGTGCCAGAGCAAGCCTCTTGCCAATGGTTGCTGGTGCCTGACGATAGCCATGTAATCGGGAAAACTTTAGCAGAACTGCACATTCGACAGCAGTTTGGCATTTTGATTCAGGCGATTCGGCGGGAAAGCAAATATATTCGGTTCCCCAACGGTGCAAGTGATTTGCAGGCAGGCGATCGCCTTTTATTATGTGGTAACTTTCATTCACTCACTCAAGCGAGCAGTTGGATCGCACCAGAATCCTCTAAAGTAGTGCAATTCCCCCTGGCTTCTGGCATCATGCCCAATCTTGTACCCGTTGAAGATCATTTGCCTAGCGATCGGTTGCCCATTGATCAACAGAGGATAAATTGA
- a CDS encoding KGK domain-containing protein → MDHDFGLLSNDEVLYVRAGSVLMSNATFKASEFLDALAQLVSEREDEWSDEQEGWFNERGLGCEVLRFGNQGWQKGRVRIRMEFIPDGPKLLKEGAPTQRERPPYEDDIFKPRDSYQQRDQPRDSYSQSDRPNRRGKDDYPEIYPDLDEY, encoded by the coding sequence ATGGATCATGATTTTGGGTTGCTGAGCAACGATGAGGTTTTGTATGTGCGGGCGGGTAGCGTTTTAATGTCCAACGCGACGTTCAAGGCGAGTGAGTTTTTGGATGCATTAGCGCAGTTAGTAAGCGAGCGGGAAGATGAGTGGTCGGATGAGCAAGAAGGATGGTTTAATGAACGGGGTTTGGGATGTGAGGTGCTGCGGTTTGGCAATCAAGGATGGCAAAAGGGGCGAGTGAGAATTCGCATGGAGTTTATTCCTGATGGACCAAAGTTGCTGAAGGAAGGGGCACCTACTCAGCGGGAAAGACCGCCCTATGAAGATGATATTTTTAAGCCGAGGGACAGCTACCAGCAAAGAGACCAACCCAGGGATAGCTATTCCCAGAGCGATCGCCCTAACCGCAGAGGAAAAGATGATTACCCCGAAATCTACCCCGATCTAGATGAATATTAA
- a CDS encoding glycosyltransferase family 4 protein gives MPQKVLFFFPHNPCPPRSGAHKRCLEILSGLKDLGCAITLVSSTLCSETPWEADSIQALKARGVKDVLVYQATRWDYRFARIYRKFYQVCRWQPPIDSLAQTPPGMRRWFQSVLRRNPPDLIFMNYAFWDGLLNHRQLQSIPRISDTHDLFTLNHQMREALQPYFRHLPLSSAQVDDTVLKEDFFERQQLSPKAEEFYIYDRYTHIITISKSETEVLQQQTHNPQVHWVPMTQTVPHLDNQYSGTVVFPTGPNPFNLQGYFYFVKKVLPQILAHVPDFTLQVTGACCQDICAESGVLLSGFVPSLKPIYQQARFMICPVFGGTGQPVKIIEAMAHGVPVLALNCATKAFPIHHQFNGLIAENAEEFSDYAIQLWNNPAWCRQLGAEAKKTIQTEFSRDLLLEKLAPIVGLKREPLAAHSGAKP, from the coding sequence GCCCCAAAAAGTCCTATTCTTCTTTCCTCACAATCCCTGCCCACCCCGATCAGGGGCTCATAAGCGCTGCTTAGAAATTTTAAGTGGTTTGAAAGACCTAGGCTGTGCGATTACGCTAGTCAGTTCTACGCTGTGTTCTGAGACTCCTTGGGAAGCAGACAGCATCCAGGCGCTTAAAGCCAGGGGAGTCAAGGATGTTCTTGTCTATCAAGCGACTCGCTGGGATTATCGGTTTGCCCGAATATACCGAAAGTTTTATCAAGTGTGTCGGTGGCAACCCCCCATCGACTCCCTTGCCCAAACCCCCCCAGGGATGCGTCGATGGTTTCAATCAGTCCTTCGACGCAACCCGCCTGACCTAATTTTTATGAATTATGCCTTCTGGGATGGATTGCTCAACCATCGCCAGTTGCAATCTATTCCGCGCATTAGTGACACCCATGATCTATTTACGCTCAATCATCAAATGAGAGAGGCATTACAGCCTTATTTTCGGCACCTACCCCTCAGTTCTGCTCAAGTTGACGACACTGTTTTGAAAGAAGACTTTTTTGAGCGACAGCAGCTTTCTCCCAAAGCAGAAGAGTTCTATATCTACGATCGCTACACTCACATCATTACCATTTCTAAAAGCGAAACCGAAGTCCTCCAGCAGCAGACTCATAACCCGCAGGTACATTGGGTACCCATGACGCAGACGGTTCCTCACTTAGACAATCAATACAGCGGTACAGTCGTATTTCCAACAGGCCCTAACCCTTTCAACTTACAGGGCTATTTCTACTTTGTTAAAAAAGTTTTGCCTCAAATATTAGCGCACGTTCCCGACTTTACGCTGCAAGTAACAGGTGCCTGCTGTCAAGACATTTGTGCAGAATCAGGGGTTCTCTTATCTGGGTTTGTGCCTAGCCTTAAGCCAATTTATCAACAGGCTCGGTTCATGATTTGTCCGGTATTTGGTGGCACAGGTCAGCCCGTTAAAATTATCGAGGCAATGGCACACGGAGTTCCGGTGCTTGCCCTAAACTGTGCGACAAAAGCATTCCCTATCCATCATCAATTCAACGGACTCATTGCTGAAAATGCAGAAGAGTTTTCTGATTATGCCATTCAGCTTTGGAACAATCCTGCCTGGTGTCGGCAGTTGGGGGCAGAGGCTAAGAAAACCATTCAAACAGAGTTCTCTAGAGATTTATTATTAGAAAAATTGGCTCCTATTGTTGGCTTGAAGCGAGAACCGCTAGCTGCTCACAGTGGAGCAAAACCATGA
- the cax gene encoding calcium/proton exchanger → MSIRNIIPLVLLIFVPISIAAKLLDWGDSTIFVTSALAIVPLSIWLSTATEKVAVVTGPSVGGLVNAIFGNATALIIALAALKRGLIDIVQASITGSILSALLLLLGLAMLAGGLRYKEQEFKPVLARVNGSSMTLAVTAIALPTMVIYTSNIGDAIAIHNLSMVVATILIIVYGLTLLFSLKTHSYLYQIGLADKSVSEPEEPKEKSLSLIIWIGILLAATIAVAFESELFIDVIEPETQRLGLTPLFTGVILIPLISDVAGFVTVVRLAMKNQMDLTVSTTTGDSLLIALFVAPVLVFVGQFSGHPIDLNFNAFEVVALAIAVTVNNLISFGGRSNWLDGTLLLATYVVLGVAFYYHPA, encoded by the coding sequence GTGAGCATTAGAAATATTATTCCGCTCGTCCTTCTCATCTTTGTTCCAATTTCGATCGCCGCCAAGCTGCTCGATTGGGGAGACTCGACCATCTTTGTTACTTCGGCATTGGCGATCGTACCGCTGTCGATTTGGCTCTCTACTGCAACCGAAAAAGTTGCAGTGGTAACAGGGCCTTCTGTGGGCGGACTGGTCAATGCCATTTTTGGAAATGCCACTGCTTTAATCATTGCGTTGGCAGCTTTAAAAAGAGGATTGATTGATATTGTGCAAGCCAGCATTACGGGCAGCATTTTAAGTGCGCTGTTATTGCTGTTGGGGTTAGCGATGTTGGCGGGTGGGTTGCGCTATAAAGAGCAAGAATTTAAGCCTGTGCTTGCCAGAGTAAACGGTTCTTCGATGACGCTTGCCGTCACCGCGATCGCGCTGCCAACGATGGTGATTTATACCTCTAATATTGGCGATGCGATCGCCATTCATAATCTCTCTATGGTGGTTGCCACTATTCTGATTATTGTTTATGGACTAACCCTGCTATTCTCACTTAAAACACACAGCTATCTTTACCAGATTGGTTTAGCTGACAAAAGTGTGTCAGAACCCGAGGAACCGAAAGAGAAAAGCTTAAGCCTTATTATTTGGATTGGCATCCTATTGGCGGCGACGATCGCGGTTGCGTTTGAATCTGAGTTATTTATTGATGTGATTGAGCCAGAAACTCAAAGGTTGGGTTTAACGCCGCTGTTCACAGGAGTCATTCTGATTCCATTAATTAGCGATGTCGCAGGATTCGTAACCGTAGTGCGATTAGCCATGAAGAATCAGATGGATCTGACGGTTTCTACAACAACAGGCGATAGTTTATTGATCGCTTTATTCGTAGCTCCAGTGCTGGTTTTTGTAGGGCAATTTTCGGGGCATCCGATCGATCTGAACTTTAACGCCTTTGAAGTAGTGGCGTTAGCGATCGCGGTAACAGTCAATAATTTGATCAGCTTCGGCGGGCGATCGAATTGGTTGGATGGAACTCTATTGTTGGCGACCTATGTAGTTTTAGGTGTTGCCTTTTATTACCATCCCGCCTAA
- the tilS gene encoding tRNA lysidine(34) synthetase TilS — protein MADAGWTLHHARLHRVLRALRDTRKGSRQLLLKNERLLVAVSGGQDSLCLMQLLLDLQPKWSWELAIAHCNHRWRADAADNALYVEEIARAWQVPYFCKTAVEIPTSEATARAWRYEALAEIAIAEGYGVVVTGHTQSDRAETTLYNLLRGSGADGLQALSWQRELGSGIRLVRPLLEMTRTETAECCQLFHLKVWEDSTNQDLHYARNRIRQELIPYLQTYFNPQVEQALAQTADLLTADVDYLNQTALELLQKAHSELGLNRVMLQSIPLALQRRVIRQFLQKILPIAPSFDQVEKLVGLIGAPNRSQCDPLPGEAIAQVEGDWIQVKPQNSKD, from the coding sequence ATGGCAGATGCTGGTTGGACGTTGCATCATGCTCGACTGCACAGGGTATTGCGCGCTCTTCGAGATACCCGCAAGGGGTCGCGGCAGCTTTTGCTTAAAAATGAGCGGTTGCTAGTGGCAGTGTCGGGTGGACAGGACTCGCTTTGCTTGATGCAATTGCTGCTGGACTTACAGCCTAAGTGGAGTTGGGAACTGGCGATCGCCCATTGCAATCATCGTTGGCGGGCTGATGCGGCTGACAACGCGCTTTATGTGGAAGAAATTGCTCGGGCATGGCAGGTTCCCTACTTCTGCAAAACGGCGGTTGAGATTCCGACGAGCGAGGCAACGGCTAGAGCATGGCGTTATGAGGCTTTAGCTGAGATAGCGATCGCTGAGGGCTATGGGGTTGTAGTGACAGGTCATACTCAGAGCGATCGCGCTGAAACCACGCTCTACAATCTGCTGCGGGGCAGTGGAGCGGATGGGCTACAGGCATTGAGTTGGCAACGCGAGTTGGGTTCAGGCATCAGGTTAGTGCGTCCTCTGTTAGAAATGACCCGCACTGAAACGGCTGAATGCTGCCAACTCTTTCATCTTAAAGTCTGGGAAGATTCTACTAATCAAGATTTGCATTATGCCCGCAATCGCATTCGTCAAGAACTCATTCCTTATCTGCAAACCTACTTCAATCCGCAGGTCGAGCAAGCTTTGGCACAAACAGCGGATCTGCTAACTGCCGATGTGGATTACTTGAACCAGACTGCTCTTGAACTGCTGCAAAAAGCCCATTCAGAGTTAGGGCTAAATCGAGTCATGCTGCAATCAATTCCATTAGCGTTGCAGCGGCGAGTCATTCGACAATTTTTACAAAAAATTCTGCCGATCGCGCCTAGTTTTGATCAGGTTGAAAAGCTAGTAGGGTTGATTGGTGCGCCAAATCGCAGCCAGTGTGACCCGTTGCCAGGAGAAGCGATCGCCCAGGTTGAGGGTGACTGGATCCAGGTCAAACCGCAGAACTCTAAGGATTAA
- a CDS encoding alpha-1,2-fucosyltransferase, giving the protein MIVISSKFGQLANRLFLFAHFIAFAIEHNLTIINPAFEEYAQFFEPTCTDLLCRYPINPSGFPIHQQMRRVVYELIRILGFGVNKAKIANPLLAVLRLPENQEYDLSSPEFLDFVTQKKVVFVRGWLFRDNSNFVKHADKIRDYFAPISVHRSRVKSLISTVRQSCQVLIGVHIRQGDYAEFMDGKYFYEVDQYLHIMEKVEALFPSQKVGFLICSNVQQNKEDFASFNATFATHHLVEDLYSLAQCDYIVGTVSTYTLWASFYGEVPLYTIQDPDRSPTITDFLAYGSEP; this is encoded by the coding sequence ATGATCGTTATCTCCAGCAAATTTGGACAATTAGCCAACCGACTATTTCTCTTTGCCCATTTCATTGCCTTTGCAATTGAGCATAACTTAACTATCATCAATCCTGCCTTTGAAGAATACGCTCAGTTTTTCGAGCCAACCTGCACCGATCTACTGTGTCGTTACCCCATTAATCCATCGGGGTTTCCTATTCATCAGCAGATGCGAAGAGTGGTCTATGAACTTATCCGTATCCTGGGTTTTGGAGTGAATAAAGCTAAGATTGCAAACCCCCTTCTTGCTGTGCTCCGCCTGCCAGAGAACCAAGAATATGATTTAAGCAGCCCTGAGTTTTTAGACTTTGTTACTCAAAAAAAAGTCGTTTTCGTCAGAGGCTGGCTATTTCGTGACAATTCTAACTTTGTCAAACATGCAGATAAAATTCGAGATTATTTCGCTCCGATTTCAGTGCACCGATCGCGTGTAAAATCCTTGATCTCTACCGTTCGCCAATCTTGTCAGGTTCTGATAGGTGTGCATATTCGTCAAGGCGATTACGCTGAGTTTATGGACGGTAAATATTTTTATGAAGTTGATCAATACCTTCACATTATGGAGAAGGTGGAAGCTTTATTTCCAAGTCAAAAAGTAGGGTTTTTAATTTGCTCAAACGTTCAGCAAAATAAAGAAGATTTCGCATCCTTTAATGCGACTTTTGCTACTCATCATCTGGTTGAAGACTTATATTCGCTGGCACAATGTGATTACATAGTGGGCACTGTCAGCACTTATACGCTATGGGCTTCTTTTTACGGAGAAGTGCCACTTTACACCATTCAAGACCCCGATCGCTCGCCCACCATCACAGACTTCTTGGCTTACGGATCTGAGCCTTAA
- a CDS encoding glycosyltransferase family 4 protein yields the protein MKILYDGNIYAIQSAGGINRYFANLISRLPHHDTPVLTTCRRQHLNYPAHPNLDLRFFPRPEISGMRRISYWVGQQYFQTFTQRQSFDLLHPTYYSLLNYQPIDAYPFPIVLTVHDFIHERVDPDHQDVKNKHKAILRAQAIICISENTKQDLLSYYPFLEDKITVTHLASEIDVSLAYGVEPVPSQPYFLYVGSRTSYKNFDGLLTALLKVASVNSELRLCVVGAPFTRQEQTKIAEMGLSDRIQNYGQVADRHLAKLYRCSLALVYPSFYEGFGIPPLEAMACETAVIASNTSSLPEVIGDAGILFNPESSSDLAEALLLLMNSSLERDRLISKGSQRIKQYDWDKTAAQTFNVYQSVQAVQAVQAVQAV from the coding sequence ATGAAAATTCTCTATGACGGCAACATCTATGCAATCCAATCTGCCGGAGGCATTAACCGTTACTTTGCCAACTTAATTAGCCGCCTTCCCCACCACGATACTCCAGTCCTAACGACTTGCCGTCGGCAGCACCTTAACTACCCGGCTCACCCCAACCTTGACCTACGGTTTTTTCCCAGACCTGAGATCTCTGGGATGCGACGAATTTCTTATTGGGTGGGTCAGCAATATTTTCAAACATTCACCCAGCGGCAATCTTTCGATTTACTGCACCCTACTTACTACTCACTCCTTAACTATCAGCCTATTGATGCTTATCCATTTCCTATTGTCCTGACTGTTCATGATTTCATTCATGAGCGCGTTGATCCTGATCATCAGGATGTCAAAAACAAACATAAAGCGATATTGCGCGCTCAAGCAATTATTTGTATTTCTGAGAACACAAAGCAGGATCTATTAAGTTACTATCCCTTTCTAGAAGATAAGATTACCGTTACCCATCTAGCGTCAGAAATTGATGTGAGCTTAGCATATGGGGTTGAACCTGTGCCTTCTCAGCCTTATTTTTTGTATGTGGGAAGCCGTACCTCTTACAAAAACTTTGATGGCTTACTGACAGCCTTGCTCAAGGTTGCCTCTGTTAATTCTGAGTTGCGGCTTTGTGTAGTGGGTGCTCCATTCACACGTCAAGAGCAAACGAAGATCGCAGAGATGGGACTGAGCGATCGCATTCAAAACTATGGTCAGGTTGCCGATCGCCATCTCGCCAAACTGTATCGCTGTAGCCTTGCTCTGGTCTATCCATCTTTTTATGAAGGCTTTGGTATTCCGCCACTAGAAGCCATGGCTTGCGAGACTGCGGTCATTGCCTCTAATACTTCTAGCCTGCCTGAGGTAATTGGAGATGCAGGCATTCTCTTTAACCCTGAGTCAAGTTCTGATTTGGCAGAGGCATTGTTATTACTGATGAACAGTTCGTTAGAGCGCGATCGCCTCATCTCTAAAGGATCTCAGCGCATCAAACAATATGATTGGGACAAAACAGCCGCCCAAACCTTTAACGTCTACCAATCAGTTCAGGCAGTTCAGGCAGTTCAGGCAGTTCAAGCAGTTTAG